From Chloroflexaceae bacterium, the proteins below share one genomic window:
- a CDS encoding transcriptional regulator produces MTRLAPPAQQTRLLRRQRVETRLAAALDYPLCVVVAPAGGGKTTALAALAAVGGWPAAWCRARRGDDPALFLRHLAAAFRPVAALDEARIEAALARGGDPRAAVETLVNELAAALDDETLLVIDDYHLADERPELRQLVDHLISVQPMRLHLTLATRVEPALGAVETARLRGELLALGPDDLAFDLEEARALFAIAGQAAPRDLDALIEVSRGWPLGVQAVIGAADWRMALGLHGPSALDGYLEQELFAELPASLQRFLLHVAGLRWLDRSLCAALLDGEAPEPYLAELARRRLLLPIDGQAPRLLPIFRAFFERRAARDLPAWVQLHRRAADYYRGQNDPDGVLHHLLCAGADEEAVAAVVQLAPSMLGAGRPERMLSWILRLPAAVREQPRLLELQAAALRQMGRYDDAIKAESAAERAYAASGDLDGQVRALRGLAEVYLDTVQPAHATDLLKRALKLLPRERFAERANLLRLQAENWANRGRADVALILERAAQTVEEAGARREAAGHPATSAPRSDDPAARSGPVPPRLLLRAGRLNEARQQLEAQLWAEAQEGRQGVERVNAHREPLLLLALIYAMLGSGTRALAMARRGLAEAQQSGSRLTEAIAALRVGHAYQLVTTNDPGPALQHYVEGMRLIQAIGVARTRAEAYLGLTLLFGHAGDLARAEADAQEGLQIAAAAGDEWTAALILLALGGAGVAAGDSRALNWLEQARQRFARGGDTYGQAMVTLWRAIRAVRANDGAAADAAIAALLDAAETHGYTGVLVGPSLFGPRDMASIVPLLLRARSLPGHGDLARALLRQGFPTIAADDTVEDYHPGYTLRVQMFGTFRVWRGSQEIQAREWQREKARQLFQLLLTQRGHWVQREQICAALWPDADLDAAERQFKVTLNALNAALEPNRPPRVAPFFIRRQGLAYSFAPSYGVWIDVDEFELRAAAAAASDDPEFARRNAQIAVQLYRGDYLAESLYDPWTIEERERLLARYLDVAVRYAERLSAEGDQAEAIQICEQVLRRDRCYEEAYQCLMRAHARAGSRSQALRSYTRCVHALQDELGMAPLPETNALYERLKRNEAI; encoded by the coding sequence CGCTCTCGACGAGGCCCGCATCGAGGCCGCCCTGGCCCGCGGCGGCGATCCCCGCGCCGCGGTCGAAACGCTGGTCAATGAATTGGCTGCGGCGCTGGACGATGAAACGCTCCTGGTAATTGATGATTATCATCTGGCCGATGAGCGACCCGAACTGCGCCAACTGGTTGACCATCTGATCAGCGTGCAGCCCATGCGCCTGCACCTGACCCTCGCCACGCGGGTCGAGCCGGCCCTCGGCGCCGTCGAGACCGCGCGCCTGCGGGGAGAATTGCTGGCCCTTGGCCCCGACGATCTGGCCTTTGATCTTGAAGAAGCCCGCGCCCTCTTCGCTATCGCCGGCCAGGCCGCTCCTCGCGACCTCGACGCGCTGATTGAGGTCTCGCGCGGCTGGCCCCTGGGCGTGCAGGCCGTCATTGGCGCCGCCGACTGGCGCATGGCCCTGGGGCTGCACGGCCCTTCAGCCCTCGATGGCTACCTGGAGCAGGAACTGTTCGCCGAGTTGCCTGCGTCGCTGCAACGCTTCCTGCTACACGTCGCCGGTCTGCGCTGGCTTGACCGCTCGCTGTGCGCCGCCCTGCTCGATGGCGAGGCGCCCGAACCCTACCTCGCCGAGCTGGCCCGCCGGCGCCTGCTGCTCCCCATTGATGGGCAGGCCCCGCGCCTGCTGCCGATCTTTCGGGCCTTCTTCGAACGCCGGGCCGCGCGCGATCTGCCCGCCTGGGTGCAACTGCACCGCCGCGCCGCCGATTACTACCGGGGCCAGAACGACCCCGACGGCGTGCTCCACCACCTGCTCTGCGCGGGGGCCGATGAGGAGGCGGTAGCCGCGGTGGTGCAACTGGCGCCCTCGATGCTCGGCGCCGGGCGCCCCGAGCGGATGCTGTCCTGGATCTTGCGCCTGCCTGCCGCGGTACGCGAACAGCCGCGCCTCCTGGAGTTGCAGGCTGCCGCCTTGCGCCAGATGGGCCGCTACGATGACGCGATTAAGGCCGAGAGCGCCGCCGAGCGGGCCTATGCTGCCAGTGGCGATCTGGACGGCCAGGTGCGCGCCCTGCGCGGTCTGGCCGAGGTCTACCTGGATACAGTGCAGCCCGCTCACGCCACCGACCTGCTCAAGCGGGCGCTCAAGCTGTTGCCCCGCGAGCGCTTTGCCGAACGGGCCAATCTGCTGCGCCTGCAGGCTGAAAACTGGGCCAATCGCGGCCGCGCCGACGTGGCGTTGATCCTCGAGCGGGCCGCGCAAACTGTTGAGGAGGCTGGCGCTCGACGCGAGGCCGCCGGACACCCGGCGACTAGCGCTCCCCGTTCGGATGATCCGGCGGCGCGCTCCGGGCCGGTGCCGCCGCGCCTGCTGCTGCGCGCCGGGCGGCTCAATGAGGCGCGCCAGCAACTCGAGGCCCAGCTCTGGGCCGAGGCTCAGGAGGGCCGGCAGGGCGTCGAGCGCGTGAATGCTCATCGCGAGCCGTTGCTGCTGCTGGCGCTGATCTACGCCATGCTGGGCAGCGGCACCCGCGCCCTGGCAATGGCTCGCCGCGGCCTCGCCGAGGCCCAGCAGTCCGGTTCGCGCCTGACCGAGGCCATCGCCGCCCTGCGCGTCGGCCATGCCTACCAACTGGTCACCACTAATGACCCTGGACCCGCGCTGCAACATTATGTCGAAGGCATGCGGCTCATTCAGGCCATCGGGGTGGCCCGCACCCGCGCCGAGGCGTACCTCGGCCTGACCCTGCTGTTCGGCCACGCTGGCGACCTGGCCCGCGCTGAGGCTGACGCGCAGGAGGGGTTGCAGATCGCCGCCGCCGCGGGTGATGAATGGACCGCCGCGCTGATCCTGCTGGCCCTGGGAGGGGCGGGCGTGGCCGCTGGCGACAGCCGCGCCCTGAACTGGCTCGAGCAGGCCCGCCAGCGTTTCGCCCGCGGCGGCGACACCTATGGGCAGGCGATGGTCACCCTCTGGCGGGCCATCCGCGCCGTGCGCGCCAACGACGGGGCCGCCGCCGACGCTGCGATTGCCGCCCTGCTCGATGCCGCGGAAACCCACGGCTACACCGGGGTGCTGGTGGGGCCGAGCCTATTCGGGCCGCGTGATATGGCCTCGATCGTGCCCCTGCTGCTGCGCGCGCGCAGCCTGCCCGGGCACGGCGACCTGGCCCGCGCTCTGCTGCGCCAGGGCTTTCCCACTATCGCCGCCGACGACACGGTGGAGGATTACCACCCCGGCTACACCCTGCGCGTGCAGATGTTCGGCACCTTCCGCGTCTGGCGCGGGTCCCAGGAGATTCAGGCCCGCGAGTGGCAGCGCGAAAAGGCGCGCCAGCTCTTCCAGCTTCTGCTCACCCAGCGGGGCCACTGGGTGCAGCGCGAGCAGATCTGCGCCGCCCTGTGGCCCGACGCCGACCTCGACGCTGCCGAACGGCAGTTCAAGGTGACCCTCAACGCCCTCAACGCGGCCCTGGAGCCGAACCGCCCGCCGCGGGTCGCGCCCTTCTTCATTCGGCGGCAGGGTCTCGCCTACAGCTTCGCCCCCTCCTACGGCGTGTGGATTGACGTGGACGAGTTCGAGTTGCGCGCCGCCGCCGCCGCCGCCAGCGACGACCCCGAGTTCGCCCGGCGCAATGCCCAGATCGCTGTGCAACTGTACCGTGGCGATTACCTGGCCGAGTCGCTCTACGACCCCTGGACGATCGAGGAACGCGAGCGCCTGCTGGCGCGTTACCTGGACGTGGCCGTGCGCTATGCCGAACGCCTCAGCGCCGAGGGCGACCAGGCGGAGGCCATCCAGATCTGCGAGCAGGTCCTGCGCCGCGACCGCTGCTACGAAGAGGCCTACCAGTGCCTGATGCGCGCCCACGCCCGCGCCGGCAGCCGCTCCCAGGCCCTGCGGAGCTACACCCGCTGCGTCCACGCCCTCCAGGACGAGCTGGGCATGGCTCCCCTGCCGGAGACCAATGCGCTGTATGAGCGCCTGAAGCGGAACGAGGCGATTTGA